Below is a window of Cytobacillus firmus DNA.
ATTTCACTATTAGGCACAATGGCTCCTGCAGCCAGAAAGAAGGCAGCAGAGGAGATGTCACCGGGAACATGAATTTCTGTCCCTGTCAGTGTTTGGCCTCCCTTAATCCGAATGGTTTGCCCATCTGCTGCAACTTCCCCGCCAAATTGTGTGATCATTCTTTCAGTATGATCACGTGTCTTCACAGGTTCAATAATGACTGTTTCGCCGCTTGCCTGCAGGCCGGCAAAGAGCAGTGCTGATTTAACCTGTGCACTCGCGACAGGAAGCTCATATGTTACTCCACACAAGGGGCCGCCAATGACTGATAAGGGGGTGAATTCTCCATTCTTCCTGCCATGAATCTTTGCACCAAATAAACTTAGTGGCGCGGTCACTCTTGTCATCGGCCTTTTTGCGATGGATTCATCTCCTACAAGGACTGAATGGAACGGACGGCCAGCCAGAATCCCCATCATAAGACGTATCGTCGTACCTGAATTCCCAACATCCAGAATATCAGCCGGTTCCTGTAATCCATCCATTCCCCGCCCCATAATGATAACTTTATTGCCTTCCTGCTCAATAGTTACTCCGAGCTTGCGGAAGCAGGCTATCGTACTAAGGCAGTCCTCTCCGGGCAGAAAATTAGTTACAGCAGTCTTCCCCTTTGCAATAGACCCAAACATGACAGAACGATGTGATATGGATTTATCACCGGGTATCGCTATTTCTCCGCTTAAACCTTTGACATTTGACTTCAATTTTGCCAGTTTCATCTATCATCACCCTTTGCTGGATTAATAAATTCGCTCTATAGACCGATGGTTGTTTCATAGCTTGTATACTGTTCCAGGCAATTGATTGCCCGATCCCTGTCCTCTTCCGTTTGAAAGCTTATAACCAGAACTCCATAAATTTCTTCTCTTGTCTCCAGGATTCGAATATTCGTTATGCTGATTTCTTCCTTTGCCAAATATCCAGTGATTTCTGAAATGACACCAGGGTAGTCCGGTACATCCACGAACAGATCATAAAATGCCGGAATTGCCCCTTTTTCTTTTTGCGGCAGTTCATCCCTGAACATTTTTGCATGGGAAAAATATTCAAATATACCCTCGCTGTTTTCCTGTCTGAGGATTGATTTTACTAACTCCATTTCTCCCTGCCAATCCTCCATTAACTTAAGCAGCACTTCTTTATTCTGAAGAAGAATATCCCTCCACATAGCGGGGCTGCTGGAGGCAATCCTGGTAATATCCCTAAAGCCTCCAGCTGCCAGTCTTGGAATCAGCTTGTGCGAACGGCTTGTTTTTTCTGCCTGATGGACAAGGGAAGCAGCTATCATATGCGGAAAATGGCTGACGATCCCGGTTATATAATCATGTTCATCGGGAGCTATGGTAAGAAATTTCGCTTTTGTTCCTGATAGCCATTCTTTTAACCTTTCAACTTCTGCCGGAGCAATATGCTCTTCAGGAGTGAGCAGATAAAAGGCATTCTCAAAAAGCAAATCTTTTGCTGCAGTGACACCGCTCTTATGGGAGCCAGCCATTGGATGCCCTCCGATAAAAGTAATTCCTTTTTCCTTTAGCACCTTTGCGCAGCTGACAATTTCTTTTTTCGTGCTGCCTGCATCCGAAATGATGACGCTGTTTTTCAATTCACACTCTTTTAAAATATGTATAATTTTTTGAGTCTCCTGTACAGGTGCAGCTATTAAAATCAAATCTGCGTCCCTTGCCCCATCTTTAATAGTAGCAGAAATTTCGTCTGCGACCCCAAGCATTTGGGCAAGGCGCCCCTGCTCTTTATTTACATCAAAGCCGATGATCATGCTTTCGCTATGTTTTCTTTTTATTGATAGGGCCAAAGAACCTCCGATCAAACCAAGGCCAATAATAAAGATCTTCCCTCTCATCCTCTCACCGCCTTTATTAAAAATAATTCAGAGGCATACTTATGCCTCTGAATGGATATCAAAAAAGTATTTAATCCTGTTAACCCCAAAAACTTCCTACAATGCTGCAGCCTGCTTTGCAAGATATTGACCCATTGCGGCAAGTACACCATCATTCTGTTCCTTAGAACCTACCGTTACACGGACATAGCCCTGGAAGCCAAGTGCCTTGCCGGACCGGACGATATACCCTTTTTCAAGTAAAAATTGAAACACCTCATCTGAATCGGCATTAAAATTGATTAATATGAAATTTCCTTGTGAAGGGTAATAACCCAGTCCATGCTCTTCACAGAAAGCATAGAATTGTTCGAGCCCTTCGCGATTTTTCCGTCTGCACTCTTCAATGAAATTCTGATCTCCTATGGCTGCAGCAGCGGCAGCCTGAGCAAACTTATTTACATTAAATGGCTCTCTTACCGGTTCGAGGGCTTTGATTGTTTGAGGATTTGCAATTCCATAGCCTACTCGAAGGCTTGCTAAGCCATAAATTTTCGAGAATGTACGCAGGACAATCAAATTTTCGTAATTCCTGATTAAATCCAATGTATTGCAGTAATCCTCTGCTGTAACATATTCATAATAAGCTTCATCAAGGACAACCAATACATCTTGAGGCACCTTTTTCAGGAATGAAAGCAATGCAGACTCATTAATATAGTTCCCTGTCGGATTGTTTGGACTGCACACCCAAACTACAGCTGTTTTTTCATCAATGGCAGCCAGCATTCCATCAAGATCATGCTCTCCTTCAACCAGTGGAATTTCCCTGATTTCCGCACCTTCTACCACAGCATTATGCCTATATTGCGGAAATGTAGGCGCCGCCATAACAGTATTGGTTTCCGGACTTAATAAAGCTCTGGAAATCATTTGAATAATTTCATCCGAGCCATTGCCAAAA
It encodes the following:
- the aroA gene encoding 3-phosphoshikimate 1-carboxyvinyltransferase yields the protein MKLAKLKSNVKGLSGEIAIPGDKSISHRSVMFGSIAKGKTAVTNFLPGEDCLSTIACFRKLGVTIEQEGNKVIIMGRGMDGLQEPADILDVGNSGTTIRLMMGILAGRPFHSVLVGDESIAKRPMTRVTAPLSLFGAKIHGRKNGEFTPLSVIGGPLCGVTYELPVASAQVKSALLFAGLQASGETVIIEPVKTRDHTERMITQFGGEVAADGQTIRIKGGQTLTGTEIHVPGDISSAAFFLAAGAIVPNSEITLKNVGLNPTRTGILEVLQQMGADFSIEPYENGSAEPAGDITIRTSKLKGTVIEGALIPRLIDEIPIIALLATQAEGETVIKDAEELKVKETNRIDTVVNELSKLGAVITATEDGMVIRGKSSLSGGTVSSHGDHRIGMMLAIAAAISKGEVHLQQEEAISVSYPSFFDHLDSLISD
- a CDS encoding prephenate dehydrogenase, encoding MRGKIFIIGLGLIGGSLALSIKRKHSESMIIGFDVNKEQGRLAQMLGVADEISATIKDGARDADLILIAAPVQETQKIIHILKECELKNSVIISDAGSTKKEIVSCAKVLKEKGITFIGGHPMAGSHKSGVTAAKDLLFENAFYLLTPEEHIAPAEVERLKEWLSGTKAKFLTIAPDEHDYITGIVSHFPHMIAASLVHQAEKTSRSHKLIPRLAAGGFRDITRIASSSPAMWRDILLQNKEVLLKLMEDWQGEMELVKSILRQENSEGIFEYFSHAKMFRDELPQKEKGAIPAFYDLFVDVPDYPGVISEITGYLAKEEISITNIRILETREEIYGVLVISFQTEEDRDRAINCLEQYTSYETTIGL
- the hisC gene encoding histidinol-phosphate transaminase, with protein sequence MKWKEQLLNLTPYQPGKSIDQVKKEYGLNQIVKLASNENPFGCSEKVLFTMNQSPSFFALYPDGYASELRSVLAGHLSIQEDQLIFGNGSDEIIQMISRALLSPETNTVMAAPTFPQYRHNAVVEGAEIREIPLVEGEHDLDGMLAAIDEKTAVVWVCSPNNPTGNYINESALLSFLKKVPQDVLVVLDEAYYEYVTAEDYCNTLDLIRNYENLIVLRTFSKIYGLASLRVGYGIANPQTIKALEPVREPFNVNKFAQAAAAAAIGDQNFIEECRRKNREGLEQFYAFCEEHGLGYYPSQGNFILINFNADSDEVFQFLLEKGYIVRSGKALGFQGYVRVTVGSKEQNDGVLAAMGQYLAKQAAAL